The following DNA comes from Malania oleifera isolate guangnan ecotype guangnan chromosome 12, ASM2987363v1, whole genome shotgun sequence.
TGCAGCCCTTGTGCTTGCAATCCTCTTCATCCTATATTTTAAGCTTTTTCATAATTAACCCAATTATATTTATACATGAAACCTCAACTGGGCAACTGGGGTGTGGATTAGTTTCTGTATTTCTTATGTACATAATATTCACTTTACTGCTGTTTGGCAGATCTCCTATTGCCATTGCACGGTGTTTACATGTAACATATAAATTTCTTGTTAATCCACCCCTTCACCattgtattgttattatttacGATACACGCAGGATCAACTTTGTGTACTCATCTGGCGAACCTTTGTATTTCTTTCTTTCAGCAGGGGGATTAAATTTTAGCTTTTGCTAATGGGTCTGGTCTTTAAATGGGAGTGCAAGGGACCGTGGTTTGTGTTTATGATGCAAGTGTTGTAGTATAATAAAAACCAATATTTTTAAATGACTCAACGATGGGATTTGTCATGCTCCATTCACTCACTTATAATCggtgttagtttattttaatattttaatattattaaattcaTATACCATCTTGAAAAGTGTATGTATTTTGGAGTTAGACATTTATATAATTGAATCTTTGATTGATGTGtttcataaatttaaaatattaagtgCACCTTAAATTTAGGTCTTGTATGCTTATAAATACACCCTTAAAGCATTGGCTCGGGACGTAATTTCTACACATTTTTCTTCGCATCATTCTTATCATGCTATTTTGTCATCGAGTTTACAGGCTTTGACAACTTACAAAAAGTGTTCTTTGTAAATTTGTACACTTTTGCTTTTATATAAAATTGAAAAGAGTTGTACGATTTAAATTGAACTATTATATCTTGAGAGGCACAAGTCAAGAAGAGTTCTCTTACATCGATTCGTGGGTTAGGTCGAAAAGTCGTAGAGGGTTTGAATCTTTTTAAAAAGAGTGAGATATTTGTGTCTCACTAATTGTGAATtgtgtttgtatttaatttgtttttaagTTTATTGTTGTATTTGCACTAAATTCCTAATAATAGGCAAATGTATTAAGGAAAAAATCCTCCATTCATTTACAACCCTCATGTTACAAAAGTGATAGGTTCCTCCCTATGACCCTGTGCAagtgtttaaatatttgaaatgtaaagGCGAGTTCTATTCTTTTTAAGGAAACTAATATAGGAAACTGACATTTCTCTAGTGTTCCAAGTTTTGTCATGTGGCAATGTGttctattccttttttttttcaattagaaGTCCATTTCAAACAAAAAAGTAAGAAATATTGTCTATGACCAATAGTTAGacattagtatacaattttttattttttaatttaagatTTGAGTGTTTGTTACTACACCAAAAGATAGAATTGATAGTTAGTGTCCTACTCAAATCCCATCAATTACAATAATCAAagtatcacatttcattattatttttttatttttatttttgcttggTAAGTTGACTTAAAAAAGCACAACAGAAAGCAAAGACAAAGGAAATGAAAGGaggataaaaaagaaaataaaatagcgtttgggagcatgaattttcaggttttagatttgaatttaagtgaatttgaataaatttcagtacaattttatattatagttCATTCAAATTAAATACAATTTCAAATTTAAGATTTCTCCAAATATaggataaaattatatttaaattaggaTTGGACTATGATTTAATTCACATTGTAGGTCTTTATCAAGTGGATGTTGCTATACTatgaaaaaaattttcatttaaaaaataattttatgtatgaaattaaattaaattaatttttataaataaatataccaGTGTAATGGTTTCAACCTAACTCTAATAAAATATTATCTATTTTGGcccattaaaaattaaataaaggtaACCGACAAAGCTAAATTGTAAAATTAATCTTACTTAATCAAAAGTTCAAAGTCTTCATAGTTCATACTTAgcaaagtattaaaataataataataataatccttaTAGTTCATGGTACAGGTTCATGGCACGTGACACCAAGGGCACTACCACGTGCTGGGcctgatgacccaaaaaaatcaGCAGGTACGCGAGATTCATTTTCCATGTGACAGAACTAACCAACTTCCTTCTCCTTCCTTCCAACCCCCACCTCACCGCTCTCGCAGCCGTCCACGCACAGATTACCCCCAAATTCTTCCAAATTACGCACAAAATTGTGAAGCCCATTCTTAAATTTCAATCTATACTTCAAATTTGGAGGCGGATTCATGGATTCTCTGCCTTCGGTTTCGCCCTCCTTTGTTCTGCCACCCGGCGGTAATCCCCTCCGCCAACGGCGTTGCCGGACGGTCATCTGCGCCGGACCTGGGCACAGTCGCCTTCGATTGACTCTTTCCTCGTTCTTCAGCCTTCCGTGCTCTCCCGAGTTTTCCAAGAGGAGGGCGAGGGCTGTTTCTTGTGAGCTGAGCGGCGGCGTCGGCGGCGGCGGAGCTGAGGAAGTTGACGGCGGAAGCGATGATGTGGATAGGGCGCTTCACTTGGATGGGGGTATTCCGGGGACTTCCGATGAGTTCGTGAAGCGGGTGTCGTCGCGTGCTTACGATATGCGGAGACACCTTCATCAGACTTTCGACACGAGCAGCTATGATGGTACTTTGTTCATCagcaatcttcttcttcttctttaaatTGAGATGTTGATGTTTCCTGTTGGTCTTAATTTTTGTAATTGGTTGATGCTTTGCTTGAGCCCAATTCCCCCTTTTGAGTATTCTGGCTTCTAATGTAAATGATGTCTTAGCGTTTTAAATACCCATTTGCGTGGACCCAATTCAATTGGGAAATCAATTTAACTGTTAGATATTGCCATCGTGGCCTTTT
Coding sequences within:
- the LOC131143751 gene encoding uncharacterized protein LOC131143751 isoform X3; translation: MDSLPSVSPSFVLPPGGNPLRQRRCRTVICAGPGHSRLRLTLSSFFSLPCSPEFSKRRARAVSCELSGGVGGGGAEEVDGGSDDVDRALHLDGGIPGTSDEFVKRVSSRAYDMRRHLHQTFDTSSYDVLDANPWRDTWKPVYVLTHKENQLCTMKTRRNRSEVERELGLLFSNAAKRRSEVGNQAKQSRTGTKFQMLVEDVREGVLVFEDQNEAVRYCDLMQGGGQGCEGIAEIDASSSIFVRK